The DNA sequence GTTCGTCCGCCCGACCCAGGGCGACGCGAACTGGTGGCACGGGGGATAGCTGCCCGGCACGACGGCCATGCTCGTGCGCTCGTATGACAACTTTTCGATGGTTGGGCTGTTCAACGCCCGCTCCTTGACGCCCAACTCCGAGCCCGCGCTGGAGGCCGCGCTATGGAGTGCGCTTGCCGGCGTTACGTCGATTCCGGCGCACGACCTGTTTTCGACCTTCCAATGACCTGAGACGCAGGAGGCGTCCGGGGCCTGACCAGGTTCATCTGACGAGCACAAACACTCTCGATCACAGCGGGTGCCGGCTCGCCTATGAAGTGGTGGGCGAAGGTCCGCCCGTACTCTTCATCCAGGGCGTCGGCGTGCACGGCGGCGGCTGGTCACCCCAGGTCGAGGCGCTCTCGTCCGGGTTCCGCTGCCTCTCCTTCGACAACCGGGGCATGGGAGCCAGCCAGCCTCTCACACTGCCGCTCACGGTCGAGCAGATGGCGGACGATGCGCGGGCACTCCTCGCCTGCCAGGGGTGGGACTCCGCCCACGTGGTCGGGCACTCCCTGGGCGGGCCGGTCGCACTGGAGCTGGCACTCTCGGCGCCGGAGCGGGTGCGCAGCCTTTCGCTCCTCTGCACCGTGGCCCGCGGGCGCGATGCCACCCGGCTCTCACGGCGAATGCTGTGGCTGGGGCTTCGCTCCTCGGTCGGCACGCGGCGGATGCGACGGCGTGCGTTCCTGGAGATCGTCATGCCGCCGGGGGCTGTCGTCGCGAGCGAGGCGGAGGAGTTGGCGGCGCGCCTGGAACCGCTCTTCGGGCACGACCTGGCGGATCAGCCGCCCGTGGCGATGCGGCAGCTGCGGGCACTGCGCGCGTATAATGCGAGTACGAGGCTGGGCAGGCTGGCACGAGTGGCGACACTGGTCGTCAGCGCCACGCACGACCCAATCGCACCGCCGCGGTACGGACGGGCGCTGGCGGAAGGGGTGCCGGGCGCCCGATTCGTCGAGGTGAGCGATGCCTCGCACGGAGTGACGATCCAGCATGCCGAGCAGATCAATACCCTGCTGAGGGAGCACCTCACGCGAGCAGAGGCGCAGCGTCACTCCGGAGCCGGGAGGCTTGCGAACCACGCCCGATAGGGGGTGTTCCTCGCCAGGTGCCGGTTGTAATCGGGGGCTCCGTCCGTCCACCAGACCGCCCCTCGCTCTCCCAGGGCGACTTTCGCCCGGTTCACCGCGGCGCGAGCCAGGCGCACAACCTCCTCGTCTTCCGCGCGCTTCGCCCTTCCCACCGCGGCACGCGCCTGCATCAGCTCCCGCGTGAGCTGCCCGCGCTCGTCCTGGTTCAACCCTGGGTTGGTACAGCGCCAGAGACGGCCCCGCACCACGAAGTATCTTCCATCGGGGGTGACCGGGTAGCGCATCCGCACCGTGTCCCGTAAGCTGAGCTCAGGCGTCTCCGGCGGGCCGTCAGCAGGGTTCATTCCCCGCGTGGTGCTCCGCAAGGTGGCGGCGAGTGACTGAGGGAGGAATTCGCGGCCGCGGGCACTCCGCCACGCGCCAAGTTCGGCACACGCTAAGTCCCTGCAGGGCCAGATCTTCGATGAGGGTCGCTCGGACGCGCGAGTTGCACTCCACCGGAAGCATCGCCCGCCAGCCCACCGAACTCGGCAGCGGACGGCCAGCGCGGGCACTGGTAATTTCAGGCATCCTTCCGCAGCTAAAGTGAGATTGCGAGGCGAGCGATAGACGATG is a window from the Longimicrobium sp. genome containing:
- a CDS encoding alpha/beta hydrolase, whose protein sequence is MGEGPPVLFIQGVGVHGGGWSPQVEALSSGFRCLSFDNRGMGASQPLTLPLTVEQMADDARALLACQGWDSAHVVGHSLGGPVALELALSAPERVRSLSLLCTVARGRDATRLSRRMLWLGLRSSVGTRRMRRRAFLEIVMPPGAVVASEAEELAARLEPLFGHDLADQPPVAMRQLRALRAYNASTRLGRLARVATLVVSATHDPIAPPRYGRALAEGVPGARFVEVSDASHGVTIQHAEQINTLLREHLTRAEAQRHSGAGRLANHAR